From Nocardia sp. XZ_19_385, the proteins below share one genomic window:
- a CDS encoding superoxide dismutase family protein, giving the protein MAPSTTRRPSWRTVTPVLAVAVFGLAACTNSQESSDVKGTTPPVWTGADAPPKGEPGKETGAAHGSQQGSKVDLKDPSGASVGTATIAQSGNHLQFTIEAHGLKPGFHGLHIHSFGKCEPNSVAPTGGPAGAFLSAGGHLQVGSANAHPASGDLTSLEVRSDGAAKLVTTTDAITMDDIKGKALMIHADADNFGNIPNRYLQANGAAGPDQTTLATGDAGDRVACGVIQ; this is encoded by the coding sequence ATGGCCCCGTCCACAACTCGTCGCCCGTCCTGGCGGACTGTGACCCCGGTGCTTGCGGTCGCGGTCTTCGGCCTCGCTGCCTGTACGAACAGCCAGGAATCGAGTGACGTCAAGGGAACGACGCCGCCGGTGTGGACCGGTGCGGACGCTCCGCCGAAGGGCGAGCCGGGCAAGGAAACCGGTGCGGCGCACGGCAGCCAGCAGGGCTCCAAGGTCGACCTGAAGGACCCCTCGGGCGCCTCGGTCGGCACCGCCACCATCGCCCAGAGCGGGAACCACCTGCAGTTCACCATCGAGGCGCACGGCTTGAAGCCCGGCTTCCACGGTCTGCACATCCACTCGTTCGGCAAATGCGAGCCGAATTCGGTCGCCCCCACCGGCGGCCCGGCCGGCGCGTTCCTCTCGGCGGGCGGCCACCTGCAGGTCGGCAGCGCCAACGCGCATCCGGCCAGCGGTGACCTGACCTCGCTCGAGGTGCGCTCCGACGGCGCGGCCAAGCTGGTCACCACCACCGACGCGATCACCATGGACGACATCAAGGGCAAGGCCCTGATGATCCATGCCGACGCGGACAACTTCGGGAACATTCCCAACCGTTATCTCCAGGCCAACGGCGCCGCTGGACCGGACCAGACCACGCTAGCGACGGGCGATGCGGGCGACCGCGTCGCCTGTGGCGTGATCCAGTAA
- a CDS encoding peptide deformylase: MAVLPIVVVGDPVLHNPTEPVTQTPDELAELIADMYETLDVSNGVGLAANQVGVPLRLFVYDCPDITDDGTATRRKGAVINPVLETSEIPETMPDPEDDDEGCLSVPGFQFPTGRADWARVTGTDEHGNPVDIEGKGFFARMLQHEVGHLDGFLYVDVLIGRHARAAKKAIKREGWGVPGLSWVPGTVPDPFGHDDDD; the protein is encoded by the coding sequence ATGGCAGTCCTCCCCATCGTGGTCGTCGGTGACCCCGTTCTACACAACCCGACCGAACCGGTTACCCAGACACCGGACGAACTGGCGGAGTTGATCGCAGACATGTACGAGACGCTCGACGTCTCCAACGGCGTCGGTCTGGCCGCGAACCAGGTCGGGGTGCCGCTGCGGCTGTTCGTCTACGACTGCCCGGACATCACCGACGACGGCACCGCCACCCGGCGCAAGGGCGCGGTGATCAACCCGGTGCTGGAGACCTCCGAGATCCCGGAGACCATGCCGGACCCCGAGGACGACGACGAGGGCTGCCTCTCGGTCCCGGGCTTCCAGTTCCCCACCGGCCGCGCCGACTGGGCGCGAGTCACCGGCACCGATGAGCACGGCAACCCCGTCGACATCGAGGGCAAGGGCTTCTTCGCCCGCATGCTGCAGCACGAGGTCGGCCACCTCGACGGCTTCCTGTACGTGGACGTGCTGATCGGCCGGCACGCGCGGGCGGCGAAGAAGGCGATCAAGCGCGAGGGCTGGGGCGTACCGGGACTCAGCTGGGTCCCCGGCACCGTGCCGGATCCGTTCGGCCACGACGACGACGACTGA
- a CDS encoding GNAT family N-acetyltransferase, producing the protein MTTEPSIPLGARVVMRYQLPAGSTPPLTDVIGELVSLEPPTVKVGAEQLVTVQPDQVVALKALGPRPIRTRDIRALEAAAADGWPGTEQEWIDGWLLRAGHGYTNRANSAVPLGRSGEPAVLAAETLQRIAAWYAERGLPFQLLLPDRLAPVPQGWRTWSETVVLGIDIDNFVLPQGPPMVRTVPEPDAAWLQLHRYRGENPALLAVPQPPVPDVLTAVHDGKLGFAALGVPDPIAIGRAAITTAPDLRRWVGLSCIAVQSVHRRHGLGALVCAELIRWGHARGATHAYVQVEAGNAAALALYRDLGFLEHHGYRYAAPR; encoded by the coding sequence ATGACAACTGAACCTTCGATCCCGCTCGGCGCCCGGGTGGTCATGCGCTACCAGCTCCCCGCGGGCTCCACGCCGCCGCTGACCGACGTGATCGGCGAGCTGGTGTCCCTGGAACCGCCGACCGTCAAAGTCGGCGCGGAGCAACTGGTTACCGTCCAGCCCGACCAGGTGGTCGCGCTGAAAGCCCTGGGCCCCAGGCCGATTCGCACCAGGGACATCCGCGCCCTGGAGGCCGCCGCGGCCGACGGCTGGCCGGGCACCGAGCAGGAGTGGATCGACGGCTGGCTGCTGCGGGCCGGGCACGGGTACACCAATCGAGCCAATTCCGCTGTGCCGCTGGGTCGTTCCGGCGAACCGGCGGTACTGGCCGCGGAGACGCTGCAGCGCATCGCGGCCTGGTACGCCGAACGCGGCTTGCCCTTTCAGCTGTTGCTACCCGATCGCTTGGCGCCGGTCCCGCAGGGCTGGCGCACCTGGAGCGAGACCGTCGTGCTCGGCATCGATATCGACAACTTCGTGCTGCCCCAGGGCCCGCCGATGGTGCGGACGGTGCCCGAACCCGATGCGGCCTGGCTGCAACTGCACCGCTATCGCGGCGAGAACCCGGCACTGCTGGCGGTGCCACAGCCACCGGTGCCCGACGTACTGACCGCGGTGCACGACGGCAAGCTGGGCTTCGCCGCCCTCGGCGTGCCGGATCCGATCGCCATCGGCCGGGCCGCCATCACCACCGCACCGGACCTGCGCCGCTGGGTCGGGCTCAGCTGTATCGCCGTGCAGTCGGTGCACCGCCGGCACGGACTCGGGGCGCTGGTGTGCGCCGAGCTGATCCGCTGGGGCCATGCGCGCGGGGCGACCCACGCCTATGTCCAGGTGGAGGCCGGCAACGCCGCGGCGCTCGCGCTCTACCGCGACCTGGGCTTCCTAGAGCACCACGGCTACCGGTACGCCGCGCCGCGATAA
- a CDS encoding exodeoxyribonuclease III, producing the protein MRLATWNVNSIRSRIDRVAQFLDRQDIDVLAMQETKCRDDQFPFERFDELGYEVAHLGVNQWNGVAIASRVGLADVELAFPGQPGFDKDAGDSLISAPVVESRALGATCGGVRVWSLYVPNGRALADPHYTYKLEWLAALRDTATGWLTADPEAKVALVGDWNIAPRDEDVWSMDFFAGKTHVSQPERDAFQAFLDSGFADVMRPFAPGPGVYTYWDYTQLRFPRREGMRIDFILASQALAASTKDANVDREERKGKGASDHAPVIAEFGLADA; encoded by the coding sequence GTGCGCTTGGCGACCTGGAACGTCAACTCCATCCGCTCCCGTATCGATCGGGTGGCGCAGTTCCTGGACCGCCAGGACATCGACGTGCTCGCCATGCAGGAAACCAAATGCCGGGACGATCAGTTCCCGTTCGAGCGGTTCGACGAGCTCGGTTACGAGGTCGCCCATCTCGGTGTGAACCAGTGGAACGGCGTCGCCATCGCCTCCCGCGTCGGCTTGGCCGATGTCGAACTGGCCTTCCCCGGCCAGCCGGGCTTCGACAAGGACGCCGGTGACTCGCTGATCAGCGCGCCGGTGGTGGAATCCCGGGCGCTCGGCGCCACCTGCGGCGGGGTGCGGGTGTGGAGCTTGTATGTCCCCAACGGACGCGCCCTGGCCGACCCGCACTACACCTACAAACTGGAATGGCTTGCCGCCCTGCGCGATACCGCCACCGGTTGGCTGACCGCGGACCCGGAGGCCAAGGTCGCCCTGGTCGGTGACTGGAATATCGCGCCGCGGGACGAAGATGTCTGGTCGATGGATTTCTTCGCGGGCAAAACCCATGTCTCGCAACCGGAACGGGACGCCTTCCAGGCCTTCCTCGACAGCGGTTTCGCCGATGTCATGCGGCCGTTCGCGCCGGGGCCCGGCGTCTACACCTACTGGGATTACACCCAGTTGCGGTTCCCGCGCCGCGAGGGCATGCGCATCGATTTCATCCTCGCCTCCCAGGCACTGGCCGCCAGCACCAAGGACGCCAATGTCGACCGTGAGGAGCGCAAGGGCAAGGGCGCCAGCGACCACGCACCCGTCATCGCGGAGTTCGGGCTGGCCGACGCGTGA
- a CDS encoding LytR C-terminal domain-containing protein, with protein MSSPNPTSGGPPLRALAMVLIALAIVFAGLGAMALSNSDSGTVAETPSSTPKPVPPATSAAPRTTVPSTAPATTTGATSTTAPTSSAPATTTPRATTAAPAATVNRAVPVQVLNNSLVAGLASKTAAELTANGWSNVSAGNYAGGTIAKSTVYYGNTAGEKEAAQQIANELGVGAEPKAAGIDSGTGVVVILTGN; from the coding sequence GTGAGCTCTCCCAATCCCACCTCCGGCGGGCCCCCGTTGCGCGCGCTGGCGATGGTGTTGATCGCGTTGGCCATCGTGTTCGCCGGGCTCGGCGCGATGGCGCTGTCGAATTCCGATTCCGGCACCGTGGCCGAAACACCGTCCAGCACACCGAAACCGGTGCCGCCGGCTACCTCCGCCGCGCCGCGCACCACCGTGCCGTCCACGGCTCCGGCAACGACCACGGGTGCGACGTCCACCACAGCGCCGACCAGCAGCGCGCCGGCCACCACCACGCCGCGCGCCACTACCGCCGCCCCGGCGGCGACGGTGAATCGTGCTGTGCCCGTGCAGGTTCTGAACAACAGCTTGGTCGCAGGCCTGGCCTCCAAGACGGCCGCCGAACTCACCGCCAACGGCTGGTCGAACGTCTCGGCCGGCAACTACGCGGGCGGGACCATCGCCAAAAGCACCGTGTACTACGGGAATACGGCCGGTGAAAAGGAAGCGGCGCAGCAGATCGCGAACGAACTCGGAGTCGGTGCCGAGCCGAAAGCCGCCGGAATCGACTCCGGCACGGGTGTGGTCGTCATTCTGACGGGTAACTGA
- a CDS encoding DUF3263 domain-containing protein: MDGAAARNLETVTDGESSGLSRRELDILAFERQWWKYAGAKEEAIRELFSLSPTRYYQVLNAVVDRPEALAADPMLVKRLRRLRASRQKARAARRLGFQV; encoded by the coding sequence ATGGACGGCGCAGCGGCTCGGAATCTCGAGACGGTAACCGACGGGGAAAGCAGCGGCCTGAGTCGCCGTGAGCTGGACATCCTGGCCTTCGAACGGCAATGGTGGAAGTACGCGGGCGCCAAGGAAGAGGCCATCCGCGAACTGTTTTCGCTCTCGCCGACCCGCTACTACCAGGTGCTCAACGCGGTCGTCGACCGCCCCGAAGCCCTCGCCGCCGACCCCATGCTGGTGAAGCGCCTGCGCCGGTTGCGCGCGAGCCGGCAGAAGGCCAGAGCCGCCCGTCGCCTCGGATTTCAGGTATGA
- a CDS encoding Uma2 family endonuclease, whose translation MTVVHEPLMTTDEFEKLAEAADRVGEGVRLEFIDGQLGAKAMPDGDHGCIIEWLIRTFLMLRPELWLFQEQGLKVGNYRNGRARPDGALARSGAFAGQPEWANPDPVLLVIEVTSHDQDTDSRDRQEKPPAYAHAGIPVYLLIDRDSCDVTVYSEPNGSRYQQKLTVEFGVTVTLPEPVNIELNTEPLKSWAK comes from the coding sequence ATGACTGTCGTGCACGAGCCCCTCATGACGACTGACGAGTTCGAGAAGCTCGCCGAGGCGGCTGATCGTGTCGGAGAAGGTGTGCGACTGGAGTTCATCGACGGACAACTGGGGGCCAAAGCAATGCCGGATGGCGATCATGGCTGCATCATCGAGTGGTTGATTCGTACCTTCTTGATGCTGCGGCCTGAGCTATGGCTCTTCCAAGAGCAGGGGCTGAAGGTCGGCAACTATCGCAACGGCCGCGCGCGACCCGACGGCGCTCTCGCGCGCAGCGGCGCTTTCGCTGGTCAACCTGAATGGGCGAACCCTGATCCAGTCCTTTTGGTCATCGAGGTAACGTCCCATGATCAGGACACCGACAGCCGGGATCGCCAGGAGAAGCCCCCTGCGTACGCTCACGCCGGCATCCCCGTGTACCTCTTGATTGATCGGGACTCGTGCGATGTCACGGTGTATAGCGAGCCGAACGGCTCCCGCTATCAACAGAAGCTCACCGTCGAATTCGGTGTCACTGTGACGCTGCCTGAACCGGTGAATATCGAGCTGAACACCGAGCCGCTGAAGAGCTGGGCGAAATAG
- a CDS encoding DUF5933 domain-containing protein, with amino-acid sequence MWVISGVAAVPVLLITLQLVAAWQGFPGPLESVWQDYAGTPKSMTVPWAGLVLALVGLPMRRRIIAAGAAVAIDAFCAAIRLLAGSPFSVGNGPVIVLTAIAVLAWWRWDGIERRNALHAAALGALLILATKVGDVWLHITTLARPAVLDEYVILADHALGDPSWVMGRVLDALGPGVSAVLHWVYIELPVAAIVVAVWQLRRVTDSGRWPSHYLVRTFLVLGLIGPVFYVLFPVVGPMFAFGADGHGLQLGNYWPGVLPPLDRNPAELPFDNYTPRNCMPSMHTAWALSVFLHTRRDLTGARAPAWLRFMGTFWLFGTLAATLGFGYHYGVDLVAGAVLCLTVESALREPERGWHWFRIRLVGAGTLVFAALLLSFRFLAVPMAEYPVLSGTIVLAALAGVAAAFHATWFAHRDAPAVPQPVAP; translated from the coding sequence ATCTGGGTCATTTCCGGCGTTGCCGCCGTCCCCGTGTTGTTGATCACACTGCAGCTGGTCGCGGCCTGGCAGGGCTTCCCCGGGCCGCTGGAAAGTGTGTGGCAGGACTACGCCGGTACACCCAAGTCGATGACGGTGCCGTGGGCCGGACTGGTGCTCGCGCTGGTCGGTCTGCCGATGCGCCGCCGGATCATCGCGGCCGGCGCGGCCGTCGCCATCGATGCCTTCTGCGCGGCTATCCGGCTGCTGGCCGGTTCGCCGTTCAGCGTGGGTAACGGCCCGGTGATCGTGCTCACCGCGATCGCGGTGCTGGCCTGGTGGCGCTGGGATGGCATCGAGCGCCGCAATGCACTGCATGCGGCTGCGCTCGGTGCGCTACTTATTCTCGCCACCAAGGTCGGCGACGTCTGGCTGCACATCACCACACTGGCGCGCCCCGCCGTCCTGGACGAGTACGTCATCCTCGCCGACCACGCACTGGGCGATCCATCCTGGGTGATGGGACGCGTCCTGGACGCCCTCGGCCCCGGCGTCTCGGCCGTCCTGCACTGGGTCTACATCGAACTGCCGGTCGCGGCGATCGTGGTCGCGGTCTGGCAGCTGCGCCGCGTCACCGACAGCGGCCGCTGGCCATCGCATTACCTCGTGCGCACCTTCCTGGTGCTCGGCCTGATCGGCCCGGTCTTCTACGTCCTCTTCCCGGTGGTCGGCCCGATGTTCGCCTTCGGCGCCGACGGCCACGGCCTGCAACTCGGCAACTACTGGCCCGGAGTACTGCCGCCCCTCGACCGCAACCCCGCCGAACTACCCTTCGACAACTACACCCCCCGCAACTGCATGCCCTCCATGCACACCGCCTGGGCCCTCTCGGTCTTCCTCCACACCCGCCGCGACCTCACCGGCGCCCGAGCCCCCGCCTGGCTCCGCTTCATGGGCACCTTCTGGCTCTTCGGCACCCTCGCCGCCACCCTCGGCTTCGGCTACCACTACGGCGTCGACCTCGTCGCCGGCGCCGTCCTCTGCCTGACCGTCGAATCCGCCCTCCGCGAACCGGAACGCGGCTGGCACTGGTTCCGCATCCGCCTCGTCGGCGCCGGCACCCTCGTCTTCGCAGCCCTGCTGCTCTCGTTCCGCTTCCTTGCAGTGCCCATGGCCGAATACCCGGTCCTCTCCGGCACCATCGTCCTAGCCGCCCTGGCCGGCGTAGCCGCCGCCTTCCACGCCACCTGGTTCGCACACCGAGACGCCCCTGCCGTTCCGCAGCCGGTCGCGCCTTAG
- a CDS encoding glutamate--cysteine ligase: protein MAGARGANVPFKGSPRPTIGIEWEIALVDKVTRDLSNTASAVFDAVGDLRAHDGTPQITKELLRNTVELVTGVHENVASAVDDLRGTMDSVRRAADPLGVDLFCAGTHPFAQWSAQQLTRSEHYDELIERTQWWGRQMMIWGVHVHVGVSHRDKVFPILNSLLLSYPHLLALSASSPMWAGSDTGYASNRTLMFQQLPTAGLPFQFDTWPQFEYFVHDQLKTGVFEQLGGMHWDIRPAPKWGTIEVRVCDGISTKTELAAMAALIHCLIVDLDRRIEAGEELPTLPPWHVQENKWRAARYGLDAIIIVDSDSNERLVTDDLNELLNRLEPVAKQLGCAAELASVAEIPVRGASYQRQRKVAAAAQGDLVAVVDALVKELDT from the coding sequence ATGGCCGGGGCACGAGGCGCGAACGTACCGTTCAAAGGTTCACCCCGGCCGACGATCGGCATCGAATGGGAGATAGCGCTCGTCGACAAGGTGACGCGCGATCTGTCCAATACCGCCTCGGCGGTCTTCGACGCGGTCGGTGATCTGCGGGCCCACGACGGCACCCCGCAGATCACCAAGGAGTTGCTGCGCAACACCGTCGAGCTGGTGACCGGCGTGCACGAGAACGTCGCGAGCGCGGTGGACGACCTGCGCGGCACCATGGACTCGGTGCGCCGCGCCGCCGATCCGCTCGGCGTCGATCTCTTCTGCGCGGGCACCCATCCCTTCGCACAGTGGTCGGCCCAGCAGCTGACCCGCTCCGAGCACTACGACGAGCTGATCGAGCGCACCCAGTGGTGGGGCCGCCAGATGATGATCTGGGGCGTGCACGTGCACGTCGGAGTTTCGCACCGGGACAAGGTCTTTCCGATCCTGAACTCACTGCTGCTGTCGTATCCGCATCTGCTCGCGTTGTCCGCGTCCTCGCCGATGTGGGCGGGCTCGGACACCGGGTACGCCAGTAACCGCACGCTGATGTTCCAGCAGCTGCCCACCGCGGGTCTGCCGTTCCAGTTCGACACCTGGCCCCAGTTCGAATATTTCGTGCACGACCAGCTCAAGACCGGGGTGTTCGAGCAGCTCGGCGGCATGCACTGGGACATCCGGCCCGCGCCCAAGTGGGGCACCATCGAGGTGCGCGTCTGCGACGGCATCTCCACCAAGACCGAGCTGGCCGCGATGGCCGCGCTCATCCACTGCCTCATCGTCGACCTGGACCGGCGGATCGAGGCGGGGGAGGAGCTACCCACGCTGCCGCCGTGGCATGTGCAGGAGAACAAGTGGCGGGCCGCTCGCTACGGGCTGGACGCGATCATCATCGTCGACTCCGACAGCAATGAGCGATTGGTCACCGACGATCTGAACGAACTGCTGAACCGGCTGGAGCCGGTCGCCAAACAACTCGGCTGCGCGGCCGAGCTGGCCTCGGTCGCGGAGATCCCGGTGCGGGGCGCCTCCTATCAACGACAGCGCAAAGTCGCGGCCGCGGCGCAGGGCGATCTGGTCGCGGTGGTGGACGCGCTGGTCAAGGAGCTGGACACCTAG